From a region of the Leishmania major strain Friedlin complete genome, chromosome 32 genome:
- the ABCB3 gene encoding putative ATP-binding cassette protein subfamily B,member 3 has translation MGERVAAAGQEAQRSPHRPLPPVDQPASPGDALPFDAAQKTSTGDATAEPETSVKKEKPTTSITTPPRLDGIQISEKASDIPVGRVLWKMWTYLWPHGEPKIKMLVASSVVCVLVAKVLRVAVPFWFKTIVDLLAPTTATAEAVAVAGPLTVGVFGCVVAYGICRITTFVSEELKTVLFAPVGGHASTKLSMEMFNKLHQLDLDYHLSRETGVLSKDLDRGSRAFWSLAYVLLFMIAPTIFEMGLVCYALNSQAGPQFIGIALIAVFSYVAWTFSVTNWRSKFRTRYNALESRVGGLIVDSLLNYETIKYFGSEKYESERIREETENMNKKLVILDQTMALLNFGQQLIFVVASVLSLYLATCGVLTGAMTVGDLVLVDALLMQLYMPLSYLGMIYREVQSSTQNMQAMIALLDQRSNMKDTADEKAYKYIDGTIELRNVTFEYKTELDRLVLRNLSLTIPGGKTVAFVGPSGSGKSTIFRLLFRFYDPTSGQVLLDGQPLDKLRMESVRKCIGVIPQDTVLFNESVRYNIRYGRMDATDAEVEAAARAASLHDTIARMSEGYDTSVGERGLRLSGGEKQRISIARVLLRDPPILLADEATSALDSMTELNVMETLKNATERTRRRTIVLVAHRLTTVKEADMIFVLDGKGGLAEQGTHAELLGKDGLYAAMWHQQLSEQYQATGGAAPEDAQATDAEPAATHG, from the coding sequence ATGGGCGAGcgggtggcagcggcaggccAGGAGGCTCAGAGGAGCCCACATCGCCCGCTGCCACCAGTGGATCAGCCTGCCTCGCCAGGAGATGCCTTGCCATTcgacgcggcgcagaagACGAGCACAGGCGACGCCACGGCAGAACCGGAGACATCGGTCAAGAAGGAAAAGCCTACGACGAGCATCACCACACCACCTCGCCTGGATGGGATTCAAATCTCGGAGAAAGCGTCCGACATCCCCGTCGGCCGCGTTCTGTGGAAGATGTGGACCTACCTCTGGCCACATGGCGAGCCAAAGATCAAGATGCTCGTGGCCAGCagtgtggtgtgtgtgctggtggcTAAGGTGTTGAGGGTGGCGGTTCCTTTCTGGTTCAAGACAATCGTGGACCTGCTGGCCCCCACCACGGCAACAGCGGAGGCTGTGGCAGTGGCCGGCCCGCTAACGGTAGGCGTGTTCGGGTGTGTTGTGGCGTACGGCATCTGCCGCATCACGACCTTCGTCTCCGAGGAGCTCAAGACGGTTCTATTCGCCCCGGTCGGCGGGCACGCCTCCACGAAGCTATCGATGGAGATGTTCAACaagctgcaccagctcgACCTCGACTACCACCTCAGCCGCGAGACCGGCGTCCTGAGCAAAGACCTCGACCGCGGTAGCCGTGCGTTCTGGTCCTTGGCGTATGTACTGCTCTTCATGATTGCTCCGACAATCTTCGAGATGGGGCTTGTATGCTATGCCCTCAACAGCCAGGCTGGCCCGCAGTTCATCGGCATTGCACTCATCGCGGTCTTCTCCTACGTGGCGTGGACCTTTTCGGTGACGAACTGGCGCTCGAAATTCCGCACGCGCTACAACGCCCTTGAGAGCCGTGTCGGCGGGCTCATCGTGGACTCGCTGCTCAACTACGAGACGATCAAGTACTTTGGCTCAGAGAAGTACGAGTCCGAGCGCATTCGCGAGGAAACGGAGAACATGAACAAGAAGCTTGTGATTCTTGATCAgacgatggcgctgctgaactTTGGGCAGCAGCTCATTTTCGTGGTGGCCAGTGTGCTGAGTCTGTACCTCGCCACGTGTGGTGTGCTGACGGGGGCGATGACGGTTGGCGACTTGGTGCTGGTGGACGCGCTCCTGATGCAGCTCTATATGCCGCTGAGTTACCTCGGCATGATTTACCGCGAGGTACAGTCCAGCACGCAGAACATGCAGGCAATGATAGCCCTGCTAGACCAAAGGTCGAACATGAAAGACACGGCAGACGAGAAGGCATACAAGTACATCGACGGCACCATCGAGCTGCGCAACGTCACCTTTGAGTACAAGACGGAGCTCGACCGCCTCGTCCTGCGCAACCTCAGTCTCACGATTCCAGGAGGTAAGACGGTGGCTTTTGTCGGCCCTTCCGGGAGCGGCAAGAGCACCAtcttccgcctcctcttccgcttctACGACCCCACTTCTGGGCaagtgctgctggacggGCAGCCCCTCGACAAACTGCGCATGGAGAGCGTACGCAAGTGCATCGGAGTCATACCACAGGATACGGTTCTCTTCAACGAGTCAGTTCGGTACAACATCCGCTATGGCCGCATGGACGCGACGGAtgccgaggtggaggcggcagcgagggctGCAAGCCTACACGACACCATAGCGCGCATGAGCGAAGGCTACGACACATCTGTCGGTGAGCGGGGCCTCAGgctgagcggcggcgagaagcagcgcatTTCCAttgcgcgcgtgctgctgaggGACCCTCCTATCCTACTCGCCGACGAGGCCACCTCCGCACTCGACAGCATGACCGAGCTGAACGTGATGGAGACGCTCAAGAACGCTACTGAGCGgacgcggcgacgcacaATCGTCCTCGTCGCACACCGCCTGACCACCGTGAAGGAAGCAGACATGATCTTCGTGCTCGACGGCAAAGGTGGCCTTGCAGAGCAGGGTACCCATGCGGAGCTGCTGGGCAAGGACGGCTTGTACGCTGCTATGTGGCACCAGCAGCTGAGCGAACAGTATCAGGCTactggcggcgccgcacccgAAGACGCGCAGGCGACGGATGCGGAGCCCGCTGCCACACATGGCTGA